Genomic window (Dehalococcoidia bacterium):
AGCAGCAGGATGTGACGTTGCCGCAGTAGCGTTGCATCAGCACCTTATCGATGAGGTCCTGCGCGGACTGATGGAGATGGGTGAAGCGGTTGATCTCTTCGCCGGTCAGGGAGGAGCGGACGCGGAAGAGAGCGCGGCTCTCCTCGCTGTGGGCGCAATCGAATGTGGCGGCGACGGCGCGCACGGACGGCGCGACCACGGGGTGCTCCTGCGGGTCGCCGGTCTTCTTGCCGAGGATCTGCGCTTCGAGCCCCAGTTTCTTCAGGGAAGCGATGTATTCGTCACCTGTTTTGAGTGTCATGGCTGCGCTCCTTGGCCGCGTGTCTCGGACGTTCCCGATACCCCGGCTGCCATCATTTTAGCAGCGGCGACCTGTCAACGGATAGAAAACGGACAAACGGATGGTCGAGCAGGCGTCCGTTGTTATACGGTTCTGCAGGATGAATCCTGCGCCCTGGAGTGAAGCGGCGCGGTTGCCCTTCTGCTGATGCAACGTCGGGCCGCAAGCATCGCGGCGTCTATCTGCCAACGGGAGGTCCGGCTGCAAGCAAGCACCGTCTGGCTTCGAACGCGACGACAGGCTCTCCTTGATTCCGCTATCCGCCCGATGCTATGATTTGTTAAACCCCGCGAACGAAAGGCCCACGCATTGCCCCTCTTCCGCCGTTCCCCTGAACCTGAAGAAGAAGCCCATACCACCGAGCAAGCGCTGGAGAGAACGCGAAAGAGCTGGTTCTCGCGCCTCGGCGGCCTCTTCGATCGGTCGCAGATTGACGAGTCACTCTGGGAAGAACTCGAGGAGCTGCTTATCGCCGCCGATACCGGCGTCGCCACCACGCAGAAGGTGCTCGATGACGTGCGAGACCTGGTGGAGCGCGAGCGGGTGAAGGACCCGGCGCTGGCGCGCAACGCTCTCAAGCAGGAGCTCGTCGACATTCTGAGGTCGACGCCGCCCCGTGGTACCCTCTGGCGCGATGGTTCCGAGGAGCCGCCCAGGCCGCCGGCGGTGATACTGGTCGTGGGCGTGAACGGCACCGGCAAGACGACAAGCATCGGAAAGCTGGCGCACGCCTATCGCGAGGACGGTTGCAGGGTCATCGTCGCCGCCGCCGACACGTTCCGCGCCGCCGCCGTCGAGCAGATGAAGGAGTGGGGCGAGCGCGCGGGCGCGGAGGTGGTCGCGCACAAGCAGGGCGCCGACCCGGGCGCCGTCGTCTTCGACGCGCTGGAGGCGGCCGACCGCAGGGGCGCGGGCGTCGTCATCATCGACACGGCGGGGCGCCTGCACACGAAATCAAACCTCATGGAAGAGCTGCGGAAGATACTGCGCGTCATCCAGCGCAAGCACCCGGACGCGCCCCACGAGGTGCTGCTCGTGCTCGACGCGACGACGGGGCAGAACGCCCTCACGCAGGCGAAGGCATTCATGGAAGCGGTCGACGTCACGGCCATCTGCCTCGCCAAGCTCGACGGCACGTCGAAGGGGGGCATTGTCTTTGCCATCTCCGACCAGCTCGGCATCCCCGTGCGGTTCATCGGCACCGGCGAGCGTTTGCAGGACCTGAGCCTGTTTTCGCCTGAGGAGTTCGTTGAAGCCCTTTTCCGCTAGCCTGCCGTCTGCTAACGTTCCATTTTGATGCACTTAGCGTTTGTGTTATTAAGGTAAGGCGAAGGCGGGAAGATGGCTGAGACGCTCTCCTGGTGGCTGGCCGTCACCGTTATCGGTCTCATTGCTTTTCCCTTCGTCTTCCTTTTCTTCCCCCGTTTGCCCGACCGCGGCTACGCGTTCGCCAAGGTCTTCGGCATTCTCATTGTCGGATATGTCTTCTGGATACTAGGCTCGGCGTGGGTGCTGCGAAACACCTTCGGCGGGATCGTCTGGACGTTGCTAATCGTCGGTGTCGCCGCCGCAATCGTCGCCCGGCGAAAGCAGGACGAGCTGATCGCCTTCGTACAGCGGCAGTGGAAGCCACTGCTCACGATCGAAGGGCTGTTCCTCGTCGCCTTCGTCGTCGCTGCTTTCCTCCGCTCTTATACGCCCGATATCGCGGGGACGGAGAAGCCGATGGACTTCGCGTTCCTGAACGCCTCCGCCCGCAGCGAGCATTTCCCTCCCAACGACCCGTGGCTCTCGGGACACGCTATAAGCTATTACTACGGTGGCTACTTTCTGGTCGCGATGATCGGCAAGTTGGCGCAGGTCGAGACGAGCGTCGGCTACAACCTGGGCCTGGCGATGATCGCCGCCCTGGCCGCTGTCGCCGTCTTCGGCCTCGTGTACAACCTCGTCGCTATCCACGACCGTCCGGCCGCCGGAGAAAAGTCCAATCCGGCGGTCGCTCCCGCACGAAGCGTTCCGCTGCTGCCGCGCCCGCTGTTCTTCGGGCTTGCCGCTTCCGTGCTGCTGCTTGTGATGGGCAACCTGGAAGGGCTCTTCGAGTTCCTAGCTGCCCACAACGTGGGCTCCACGGGGTTCTGGCAATGGGTCGACATCAAGAATCTCCAGGCGGTGCGGGACAACGAGGGCTGGTATCCCAGCCAGCACTGGTGGTGGTGGCGTGCCGCTCGTATCGTCCCGCCTGACGCCCCGGAGACGATCACCGAGTTCCCCTTCTTCAGCTTTCTTCTCGGCGACCTTCACCCGCACGTAATGTCGATACCGTTCGTCGTGCTGACGCTGGGCGCGGCGGTGCGCCTTCTGCAAGAACCGGAGCCGCTCGACCTCTCGTTCTGGGAGAGGCACACGTGGCTGCTCGCGGGTTTCGCCGTGCTCGTGGGCGGGCTTTCGTTCCTTAACACGTGGGACTTCCCGACCTTTCTGTTTTTGCTGATCGTGGTGGCCGCGGTCCGCAACTACCTGACCCTCGGCCGTTGGGACAGGCGTCTCATCCTTGCCACCGCGGGCTTCGCGGCGCCGCTGGTCATCGCGTCCGTGCTTGCATACGTGCCGTATCACAAGGCGTTCGTGCCCCAGTTCGGCTTCGCGAGCCAGGCAGAGGGGATCGCGCCCGTCTCGGAGATGGGGACGCTTCCCTTCCATGCCCTGATCATGTGGGGGCCGCTTGCCGTCATCGTAATCCCGTTCGCCGTGCAGAGGCTGGCGGCGTCGCTGCGCCGACAGCCCCTGCGTGACCGCGATCTCCTGGCGCTCGTGCCGGCGGGAGTGGTTGTGTTCCTCTGGTTGTTCGCGAACGCGGCCGGCGGCAGCCTGGGCGATGCCGTGTCCGAGAGGGGAAGCGCCTGGCTGACGATGGCAATTCTCCTCGCGCTGCTTTCGCTGCTCCTGATGACGTTGCTGCGGGAGATCGAAGCGAAGGAAGCGGACGGACGGGAGATGCCGGTCGTCGTCTCGCTGGCGCTGAGCGCGCTGGCGGTACTCCTCATCGTCGGGCCCGAGTTCTTCTTCGTCAAGGATGTCTTCGGCAACCGCATGAACACCGTTTTCAAATTCTACTACCAGGCGTGGATACTGCTTGCTGCCGGGGGTGGCTTCGCCCTGTACTACCTGGTGGCGCGCTGGGCGCTGCCTCGCCCGCAGGTACGGGTGCGCTGGCAGAGCGCGTGGGCGGCCGGCGCCGTCCTGCTGATTGCCCCCGCGATGCTGTACCCGCTGGGCGGCACGTTTAGCAGGACGAACGACTTCGACGGAGAGCGGACGCTCGACGGCCTGGCCTGGTCGAGAAAGGCCTATCCGGACGACTATGCCGCGGCTCGCTGGCTGGAGGAGAACGCCGACCGCTCGGCGGTGATGGTCGAGATGGTGGGCAGCGAGGAGGTCGGCTACGAGTACGGGATCGCCGGGCGCATCTCGGGCTGGACGGGTATTCCCACCATCCTCGCCTGGCCGGCGCACCAGCGGCAGTGGCGCGGCAGCTACGAGCCGTTCGCGGGTCGTCAGGAAGATGTCGAACGGCTGTACAGCACAGAGGACGCCGACGAAGCATGGCGGATAATCGCCGGCTACGGGATTGACTATGTTTACGTGGGCACGCTGGAGCGACGGACCTACAGCGCGGCCGCCCTCGATAAGTTTGC
Coding sequences:
- the ftsY gene encoding signal recognition particle-docking protein FtsY; its protein translation is MPLFRRSPEPEEEAHTTEQALERTRKSWFSRLGGLFDRSQIDESLWEELEELLIAADTGVATTQKVLDDVRDLVERERVKDPALARNALKQELVDILRSTPPRGTLWRDGSEEPPRPPAVILVVGVNGTGKTTSIGKLAHAYREDGCRVIVAAADTFRAAAVEQMKEWGERAGAEVVAHKQGADPGAVVFDALEAADRRGAGVVIIDTAGRLHTKSNLMEELRKILRVIQRKHPDAPHEVLLVLDATTGQNALTQAKAFMEAVDVTAICLAKLDGTSKGGIVFAISDQLGIPVRFIGTGERLQDLSLFSPEEFVEALFR
- a CDS encoding DUF2298 domain-containing protein, which encodes MAETLSWWLAVTVIGLIAFPFVFLFFPRLPDRGYAFAKVFGILIVGYVFWILGSAWVLRNTFGGIVWTLLIVGVAAAIVARRKQDELIAFVQRQWKPLLTIEGLFLVAFVVAAFLRSYTPDIAGTEKPMDFAFLNASARSEHFPPNDPWLSGHAISYYYGGYFLVAMIGKLAQVETSVGYNLGLAMIAALAAVAVFGLVYNLVAIHDRPAAGEKSNPAVAPARSVPLLPRPLFFGLAASVLLLVMGNLEGLFEFLAAHNVGSTGFWQWVDIKNLQAVRDNEGWYPSQHWWWWRAARIVPPDAPETITEFPFFSFLLGDLHPHVMSIPFVVLTLGAAVRLLQEPEPLDLSFWERHTWLLAGFAVLVGGLSFLNTWDFPTFLFLLIVVAAVRNYLTLGRWDRRLILATAGFAAPLVIASVLAYVPYHKAFVPQFGFASQAEGIAPVSEMGTLPFHALIMWGPLAVIVIPFAVQRLAASLRRQPLRDRDLLALVPAGVVVFLWLFANAAGGSLGDAVSERGSAWLTMAILLALLSLLLMTLLREIEAKEADGREMPVVVSLALSALAVLLIVGPEFFFVKDVFGNRMNTVFKFYYQAWILLAAGGGFALYYLVARWALPRPQVRVRWQSAWAAGAVLLIAPAMLYPLGGTFSRTNDFDGERTLDGLAWSRKAYPDDYAAARWLEENADRSAVMVEMVGSEEVGYEYGIAGRISGWTGIPTILAWPAHQRQWRGSYEPFAGRQEDVERLYSTEDADEAWRIIAGYGIDYVYVGTLERRTYSAAALDKFAGMLDPVYQSGDVVVYQVRGTTAGEARP